The following nucleotide sequence is from Synechococcus sp. KORDI-52.
ATGGAGATCCTGCAGCACTTCGGATGTCTCGATGAGCTGGATCCCACCGAGATCGGCCGCACCGTTGCTGCCTTGCGGGGAGATAACGAACTCTGGCTGGGGCTGGCGCTGATGAGTGGGCATCTTGATGACCTCTCCCCCCCAGACCTGGCGGCCGTGTTCGAGGCGATCAGCACTGAGGTCAACCGCCCCGATCTCTGGAGCGGTTTTCCGCCGCCTGCGGCTGCTGAGGAAGCCCTGCAGGATCTCTCGGGCCTGCGTCGCGAGCTGCTGCGGGCCCAGGAACGCGCCGGTGTGGTGGTGCCAGCCTGGTGGGAACCCGAGCTCATGGGTCTGGTGGACGCCTGGGCGCGGGGGACCTCCTGGAGTGATCTGATCGCCAACACGTCCCTGGACGAGGGCGATGTGGTGCGGATCATGCGCCGCACCGTGGATCTTCTGGCCCAGGTGCCCTACTGCGAAGCCATTAGCGATCAGTTGCGCAGCCATGCCCGCCAGGCTTTGAAGGCGATCAACCGGTTCCCCGTGGCCGAGGCCGAGGATCTGGTGCCGTCCTCCGCGGCGCTCAATCCGGCAACGGAGCGGGCGGCCTGAGCTCAGGCGTCCGGAGCGGCCATCGCTTGGGGATTCACCTGCTGATCGAAGTCGGCTTCGGTGATGTGGCCAAGCTCCAAGGCTGCCTGCTTCAGCGTCAGCCCCCGGTGATGGGCATGCTGAGCAATGGCACTCGCTTTCTCGTAACCAATGCTCGGGGTCAAGGCGGTGACCAGCATCAGGGAGCGATCAACGAACCCCTGAATCTGCTCGCGATCGGGCTCCAAGCCCTCCACTAGGTTCTGGCGGAAGCTGGTCATAGCGTCCTTGAGCATCCGGATCGACTGCAACAGGTTGAAGCCGATCAAGGGCTTGTAGACGTTCATCTGCAGATGGCCGCCGGCGCCGGCGGCCGCGACGGCGCCATCGAGCCCGATCACCTGGGTGCAGACCATGGCCATGGCCTCGCACTGGGTGGGGTTGATTTTCCCCGGCATGATCGAGCTTCCCGGTTCGTTGGCGGGCAGCCGCAGCTCGCCCAGCCCAGCTCGGGGACCGCATCCCAGCAGACGCACGTCGTTGGCGATGCGGAGCAGAGCCACCGCCAGCAGGCGAAGCTGCCCCATGGCATGAACGAGGGCGTCATGGCCGGCCATGACGGCGAAGAGGTTGTCAGCGGGACGGACCTTGACGCCAGCGACCCGGCTCAGCTCCTCGGCAACGGCATGGCGGAAGCCCGGCGGCGTGTTCAACCCCGTGCCCACGGCGGTGCCCCCAAGGGGGAGATCGCCGAGGCTGACCAGACAGTCCTCCAGCCAAGCCTGGGCTTGTTTGAGTTGATCCCGCCAAGCGGCCACTTCATCGCCAAGATGCAGCGGCACCGCATCCTGCAGATGGGTGCGGCCGATCTTGACGATTGGCATCCAGGCCAGGGCTTTGACATCCAAGGCCTGCACCAGGGCATCGAGCGCAGGCAGCAGACCATCCTTCAGCTGCTTGGCCGCGGCAACGTGGATGGCAGCGGGGAACACATCATTGGTCGATTGCGACCGATTGACGTGGTCATTCGGATGCACGGGGTGGTGACTGCCGAGGGCATTGCCTGAGGCCTGAGACGCCAGATTGCTGATCACCTCGTTGATGTTCATGTTGGTCTGGGTTCCGCTTCCGGTCTGCCAGACCCGAAGCGGGAACTGATCGTTGTGCTCGCCAGCGGCAATGGCATCGGCCGCCGTGCAGATCAGCTCAACCTGTTGAGGGCTCAGAAGCGCATGCTCGCCGTTCACCGTGGCGCAGGAGCGCTTGATCCAGGCCAGGGCCTGGATGATCTCGAGCGGGATTCGTTCGTCGCTGATCGCGAAGTTCTGAAGCGACCGCTGGGTCTGGGCTCCCCAGAACGCCGCTGATGCCACTTCGACGCCCCCCAGGCTGTCGGTTTCAACCCTGAACGGCTGCGTCATCGGATTTTCGGTGCGATCGAGCGTTGCGTTGATCATCCGTGATCACGGATCAATCAACGTGTCATCGTTCCTCATCAACCGTTTCGCTGGTCTCCAGTGCAGGTTCACCGCTCCCATGCCTTGGCTGTACAGCTGCCCGATGCATCCCTGGCCCAGCTGCAGCGCTACCTGTCGCAGCCTGCACGACCGATGAAGGCGCTTTTGAACCGTAAAAAAGTGGAGCAGCTGGAGGATGGCCGTTTTCTCTACGTCTCGCGGCCTTATCAATTGCTCAATGTGCAACTCCAGCCCGAGGTGGTGTTCCGCACCCACTGGGATGGTGCCCAACTCAGCATCGTGTTTGAGGACTGCAAGATCGATGGACTCGGACAGTTGCAGGGACCGGCTGAGTTTCAGTGCCAAGCATGGATCCGTCCCGAACAGGAGCGCCTGATTGCCAGGGCAGATCTCAGTCTTGAACTGTCTCCAAGGGGAGCAGGGGCCTTTTTGCCGAAGCCGCTGTTGCACCGCACGGGTGATCTTGCCTTGAGTTTGGTGATGGATCGATTGGAAAAGCGTTGTCGCAACGGATTGATGAAAGGTGCTTTGAAGTGGGTTGCACGCCATCCATGAACATGCTTCATTTATGCATAGGTGGTATCGTCAGTATTCCGAAGACTCTCCTGTCGACGTTGTGGTAAGCACGACAAATTCAGTTAATTCAACATTAACATTTAGGAATTTTTCTGTTCGGTGCGATAAAGCAAACCCAAAAATATCCTTCAAAGTCCCATGGGATTTAGAGCTTGTAGTAGGGAAAAAAGTTGCTGTGATTTCGAATAATTCATTTTTGCGGTATCAGCTGATCTCGGCCATTGCTGATCTCGTCCCGCCGGTGTCCGGTGAGGTCATCAGTAATGGAGTGATTGGTTGGCCTGTGGGTGGGGAAGCGGGTTTAGACAGCAAGTTGAGAATTTCTCACGCTCTCAACTTTCTCTCTGCCGTGTATGGTGATTGTCTTGAACAATCCCTAATCAGCGTGGATGAGTTCTGGGGACTGTTGGCTGGAGTTGAGATCGTTCCAGACTTAATCATCACAGATCTCTCCAAGAGCCAAAAAGACTTTTTCTTTTTGGCTCTATCTGTTCTTTTCCGTTTTGATTGTTATTTGATTCCTAAGACAAGATATCTGATGTCTAACGATGCAGAAGTTCTTCGCGATCTTCTGCATGAACAGCTGGAAAATAAAACTCTTGTTAGTAGCTCGACCAACAGTCGATTTCAGCGTGAGTTTTGTACTGATGGCCTTGTGCTGGGACCGCAGGGTCAGATCCTTTTCGCTGGTGGGCTTACGGAAGCGATCCAGTGGGCCGATCACAATCTCTTGGCATCTGATGTGTCAGACTCTGAAGATGAACAGTTTGAGCTGGCCGCGAATCTGAAAAATTCTGAATCTGGCGATGACATTAGTGATTCCGAGATTTTCTGAGGGGGAAATACATCGATGAATTTTTTCCGCAAACTTTACAGTTCAATTTGGCGTCAGGTTGCCATTGTTCTCGCCATTGCCACCTATCAGAATGATAGAAAATCAACAGGCACTTCAATAGGGGCATGGGAGAGCATTGTTTCGCCATTGCAGATCATGTTGTTCTTTATTGCAATGCGCGTAGGCTTTAGTTTTTTAAGGGGCCAAAATCGATTCGCAGCCGGTGGGTCAACGGATATGTATTTCAATATTGTTATTTTTATCGTCTCTGGGTTTGCTCTTGCTTTCATCTTTCGGCAAGGGGCGATCAAGCCGCTTTCTGGCTTGAAATTAAGGGCACCCCTTTACTACAGAAGAATCAGGCCATTGGACATTCTTTTGGCCTTGTTGGTGAATGATATTAGGGCTATTTCGACAATTTCTTTAGCGCTTTTGGGACTGGTGTGGTGCTTCACATGGTCATTTCAGCTTGACAGCCCAGGCTTGGCATTCATTGTCTATATGCTCACGATTGTATTGGCAATTGGCTTTGGCATATGCCTTGTCTTCATCGGCCAATGGAACAAATGGATCACCAGGATCATTAAAAGGCTATTGCAAAGGATAATTATTTTTACGTCAGGAATATTTTTTGCTACTTTTGAGCTTCCTGCTTATACTAGACCATACATAACATGGAATCCTATTCTCCATGCGGTAGAGCTTTTCAGGTATGCAATGAATAACGAATATCCCATTCCGGATATTTCTCTCTCTTATTTGGTCTGGTGTTCAACGATTACGCTCGGCTTTTCGTTGATTCTATATCGAACAAACGAATACTTGCTTCTTGAGGCTAGTGATGATTGACATGTAGTTGTTCTTTCACGCGTCTTGAATTAAATTCTCCCAATGACTGAATCCATCAAGCCCTCCAGCTCTCCATCATCTTTCGAGGATGAGTCGCCGTCGTCATTCTTGATCCCCAGTCCTCTGGCTCCTGATCAGCAAACACCGGCTTGGCGCGAGCGGCTGAACGGGATTGCAAAGCCGAAGATATTGCTAACAGCTTTTTTGGCAACTTCGGCGCTCTACTGTTTTGTGATTGGTCGTGATCGATATACAGCTGTTTCCGAGTTTGTGATTCAGCAGGCTTTGCCCCTTGAGGGAGGATCGGCTTCGGTGTTGGCGGGATCAGCATCGGCCCCCCAGGTGTTGACCTCTCTGGTGGATGGTCAGTATCTTCAGGTTTATCTTGAATCTTCTGCTGTCAAAAATCGCTTGTTCCCTAATGGGAAGACGCTTGAGCAGGATTACAGGCCTAGATTTCCGGATCTTTGGGCTGGATTGTCTTCCAACAGCTCTGTTCCGGAACAGCTCAACTTCTACAGAAAGCAACTGTCTGCAACCCCTCAGCCTTTGAGCGGTTCAGTGATTCTGAGGACATCCGGATTTAGTCCCGAACAAGCTTTCAATCTCAACAATGAGTTGCTGAAACAATCTCGACTTTTCGTTAATGAAGTTAATCAGTCTATCAATGCCGACCAAAATAAATTCGCCAGAGAAGAAGTTCAATTGGCGGAAAACAATCTTAAAGAAGCGAAAAACAAGTTGGAGGCATTCCGTAAAAAGAATGGCAACCTAAGTGTTGAAACTGAACAGGCTGCAGCAAGTTCGTTCATTTCCGGCCTTGAATCTCAGCTTGTTGAGTTGAAAGTGGAAGAGGCTGCACTTCGCCGTCAGTATCGAGATCCAAATGCACCTGAGGTTGCATTTGTCGCTGATCAAGTGAAGGAACTGGAGGTGCAGATTCGTGCAGAAAGGAGCAGAGCTGTCAGCGAAAATGGGAGGGATTTGAACGCTCTTGTGCTTGAAGAAGCAGGGTTGATTTCAGATGTTGAATTTGCGACAGAAACACTGCAAACAGCTCGGCTTGCAGCGGATAACAGTCGTCGGGAAAGCATCCGTCAGTTGAAATTTGTGGTTGTTCTCAGCCAAGCTCAAATGCCTGTTGAAGCCGACTCAAACTGGCGTTGGCAAGCATTTTTGGGATCGGTTGGGATCATTGTTGTTGCCTGGGGCGTGGGTGGATTTATTCTCAACGCGATGCGTAAGGGTTAACGCGCTGATCAACCATCGTTTCCTCAATCAAGGACGTAGGCTTCCATGCCCCTTGGCTGCCAGGTAATACCCACAGGCTCGCGCAAAATGAAGCCGACGGCGTGAAATGAGGTCATCATTGGTGATATCTGGATATAACTCCTGGGCTTTTTTGTCGTTGGCACAAGAGCGTTCAATCATTTGCAAAACCTCTTGTTTGGTTGAAGGCAGCTTTTCGCCGAGGAGCTGGTTGTAAAAATGCCATTCTGTATTGGCACGTATAACGGTTTCACGGAAACCATATTCATGGGAATGGCGAACCACTGCTGTTGATGCATAGGCTTTTTTATACCCCCTCCTGAGAATTTCACGCGCCCACAATTGATCCTCGCCATAAACAACGTCTGGAAGAGGCAGAGTTTCACAAATGGATTTTCTTAGGCAAGAATTGTTGTCGGAGTAGAAGCGTTCATGGCTCGAGACAACACCATTGCTGGTTTGTCGACCTACTTCCAGTTCGATCGGTTGGCGATGGCTTCTGAAAATCCAACGATTGAAATGTTGATCGAGATCATGGGCGGTGAGTTGTCCATGGGTGGTATGCGCCATGTGGCATCCGAAAACACCGGCCACACCGGGGTCTTTCTGGAGGGGGGCGATCAGATTCATCAGCCACATGCGATTCGCAGGAATAGCATCTTGCGTGATGAAGGCGACGTATTCGCCTCGGGCAAGCTTCACCCCCAGGTTACGGGTACGCCCATGGCCAAAATCCTTTTTGCGAATTTTGTGCAGGCGGAGCCGTTCATCCTCTGGTAACCCGTCAAGGCATCCATCGCTGGACTCACTGTCGATCAATAACACTTCAAAGGGCTGATCGAGATCCTGTGCGAGACAAGACTCAACAACGGCTCTGAGCATTGCACCCCCGTTGTAAACGGGAACGACGATCGTCACCAGGGGCACCGCTGGCTCCAAGTGTTGTGATGTTGGCGCGGAGGGAAGCGATTCCTGAATGTAGGCCTCAACCAATTTGTTGGAGGAATCCCAGTTGAGATGCTCAGTGGCGGCGAGCCCTGCTCTTGTGGTGCGTGCCCTGAATGTCGAATCGTTCAACAAAAGGCTCAAGGCCGATGCAAGGTCTGCTGGTGTCGCTTTCGCCAGGACAGCGGTTTCCGGTTGATAGGAGACCCGCGTGTGTTCGGCATCGATATCAACAACGGGCAGTCCGCAGGCCATCATTTCGTTGGGAACCAGGGAGTAATTGGTTCCCGATAGGACGAATCCGACCGTGCACTGGCGATAGAGGTTGGCTAGGTCATCGGCTTCAAGAATCCCAGCGTGCTTCACCTTCACAGGAATTCCAAGATCGGGTAGATCTGTTTCGCCGAAGGTGATGATCTCGAAGTAGTCCCCCAGATCAAACAAAGCTCTCAGGGCAAGAAGCCCCAGTTCATAGAGTCGTCTTGGCGTGCTACGCCTCACATAGAAGGCAATGGCATGACTGCTGCGTTTCTGAGTGTTGTCGGGGTGGTAAACATCGTGGTCGACTGCTAGGGGGAAAGAGATGGCCGAATTGCCAAAGCTTTCCATCTTCTGTTTCAGCCAAGGGCTGGCACAGATGCAGGAAAAGTTATTTTCAGATGCGTAGGATTGTTCGGTGAGGATGCTGGAGCTTCCTCGCGCGAAAAAATAGGCTTCATAGTCCTGAACAAAGTAAAATCTTTTCTGAAACTTTTTCATCCCAAGCACGGGATAGGTGCTCATGCGGTCAGTGGCGATGACAATGTCGCCGCTGACGCGATCGAGGTCGTCCTGGTTGTTGCCCAGCATGTAAACCTGATCTGTTTTGAGTGGAATGAAGGCCTGGTCGATGACACGCTTATGGAGACTGCTGAGGCGACTTGGCTTGTCGTTCCCTTTGAGCTCTGAATGAACCCAGATTGTGCATTGGTGACCACAGCGTTCCAGATAATCAATGGTCCTGAAAATGGTCATGTGGCCACCAAGGCCAGGTGTGAAATTAGGGATGACCCAATGGATGTGTAGGGATTTAGGGTTGGTGTTGTTCTTGAGTGACCAATCTGGATCCAGTTCCTTGGATTTGAATTGAATAACCTTCTCAAACCCTTGAATTTTCAGCTTGTTTCGACCTTCAATAATTGATTTGTCCGTAAGATGTTGTTTTGAAAGGAAGTACCCGCAGTATGTTGTTAGCAGCTTTTGATTGCATATTTCAGTTGTTGACAGCCCGATAAGGCGTTCAATGCTATGGGCGATCGTCCCATCGATCTGACCGCCTTCCTCGTCAAAGTCGTGCCAGCTGAGATTCCAGTCAAGAATCGGCCTGAGCAGGTCTGGCTTGCACCAGAACATCGTTCCTGTTGGGAAGCGGAACTGGCTGTCTCGTGTGATGTGGTCGAGATTGAAACGTTTGAGGAAGGGGCTGGCTTTCGTGTAGTTGCCATCCTCATGGCCCCAGCAGGAATCGTGCTTGATCCCGAGGCTGAGAGCATAGTTCTCGACCGGATAGACAATGCCGATGTCTGGTGATTGAAGAGCCTTGAGGTTGGTGGCTGCAATGGTTTTGCTGCCAATCAGGTTGTCCAGGCAGTGGAGGAACCAGCCGCTGAGGGCGTTGCTGTGGGGGCTTTTTTTGGAGTGGAGCTTCAGGATGAGGTCGTAGTTGGGTATTTCATCCTTGAAGCCAACGATGAATGGGGCAACGTCACGGCCGATATTGCTAAAGTGCCTGACTTCAACCTTCTGCGCATTGTCGACTTGAGAAAAAATGTGCTTCAGAATCTGGATTGAATCTTCTTTTGTGGAAATGAAGACGTCAATTCTGCACGGTATGTTCTTAAGGTATGAGGCGATTGTTTCGCCAAGCTCAGGGTAGAAGATATGCAGGAAAACGCCAACTCTTTTTCCTTTTAGATCGTCTATAATGGAATTTTCGATACTTTTTTCGGCTCGTTTGATGTCGGCCATCTTTCGCATGAAATGGATGTTATCCATCGAAAAGCGGCGTTCGTTCATTCCGAATTTGAAGCAGTGCACCATCGGGTTGAGCCCACTCGCTTTGACGTCGGGATATTTGCTCAAGTAATTTTCTGTTTCGAATAAATTGCTCGGATCTATGCCCTCTCGGCAGCCTGATGTGCAGTAATGAAGAATCACATCACCGATGCTTTGTAGTTTCCCTGCTTCTTCGAGCTCGAGTTGGGATTTGTAGTGTTCAATGTCAAAAACATAAGCGTAGTGAGCTAATTCGCGGAAGTCGCGAACAATCCTCTTGCTTGTACCTTCGCTTTGCAGGCTTTTGATGTATTCCTGCAATTCGGGAGTTGTTTTTTTGCGCCTGTTGTTGGGCTGGTTCTGGTGTTTGTCTTTCCCTAGTCGATTCAGTTGATTTCGAAGCTTTCTGGGTAATATTTTTGATCTGCCCAATGCAGAAGCAGAGCGCATGAATGCCTTGCGTGTCGCGTTGGAGAAAGGGGAGAGCGAGCGACGTTGTTTAGGCATGCCGCTCATCTAGCTGATCTCGAAGAATCACTATGCAATTTATCATTCACACGCTTGGCCTTGCGTTGTTTTTATGCCCAATCTGCTGCCGTCATAGCCCGCTTTCTGACGCACTTTGGTGCACCACTCCTGATTCGTCAGGTACCAGCGCACGGTCTCCGCCAAGCCCTGTTCCACGTTGTGGCGAGGGCTCCAGCCCAGCTCGGAACTGATGCGGCTTGGATCAATCGCGTAGCGGCGGTCATGGCCTGGGCGGTCTGTGACCGGTGTAATCAAATTGGCGTGGGGAGCTGATGCAGGGCAGCTCTGATCAAGCTCTGTGCAAATGGCGTCAACGACTTCCTTGTTCGTGCGTTCCCCGTGGCCACCCACGCAGTAACTGCTGCCGGATTTGCCTTTGCAGGCGGCCAGCAGCAGGGCATCGACGTGGTCTTCCACGTACAACCAATCCCGCACATTCAGCCCATCGCCGTAGAGCGGAATCGACTCCCCGCCAGCCGCTTTCAAGGTGACCACTGGAATCAGCTTTTCCGGGAACTGCCAGGGGCCGTAGTTGTTGGAGCAGTTGGTCAGCACCACGGGCAGGCCGAAGGTGTGGTGCCAGGCCTGGACCAAGTGATCACTGGCCGCCTTGCTGGCGGAGTAGGGGCTGCGGGGGTCGTAGGGCGTTGTCTCCGAGAAGCGCCCTTCGGAGCCCAATGAACCAAAGACTTCATCGGTGCTGATGTGGTGCATCCTGAAGGCGTCCTGGCGTTCACCGCTCAAGCCTTCGTAGTGGCCCCGCACCGCCTGCAGCAGGTTGTAGGTGCCGTTGACGTTGCTCTCGATGAACACACCAGGGCCGGAAATGGATCGATCCACGTGGCTCTCCGCTGCCAGGTGCATCACCAGATCGGGGTCGGCCGCCTGCACCGCAGCCTCAACGGCAGCGGCATCGGTCAAATCCACCTGCTGAAGGTTGTGGCGATCGTTCGCCGCGCCCCCCAGCTCGCTCAGCACCTCCTCAATCGAGGACAGGTCGCTGGCGTAGCCCATCTTGTCGAGATTGAAGACGGTGACTGTGGTCTCCCGCAACAGCCTGCGGACGACGGCACCGCCGATGAAGCCGGCACCTCCGGTGACCAGAACTCTGCGGCGATCTCCCAGCAGGTCGGAGGCGGAAGGCATGGACGAAACCATTGGTGAGAGCGTGGGTGGGGCGTTGTCTGGGGTTGGGGTGTTGAACTCAGTCGCCCTTCATGGCGTTTTGAATTGCTGCAACACGGTCTTCAGAGCTTGCTGCCAGTGCTCGCCGTTGAGGTCCAGGGCGGATCGGGTGGCGGTGCAGTCAAGGAGGGAATAGGCCGGCCGTTCTGCAGGGGTGGGGTAGTCCGCTGTGGTGATCGGTTGAACGGCTGCGGGCGTGTCGATCAGCCCCACGTCAGCACCGATTTGGCCAACGGCCACCGCCACGTCGTACCAGCTGGCGGCGCCGGCATCACTCCAATGCATCACAGCTGGCAAGTCGCTGTCACCTGCGATCTGAAGGGTTTGCCAACAGGCTTGAGCGAGGTTGAGCGTGCTTGTGGGACAGCCCACCTGATCGGCGACAACACCCAGTTGGTCCCGTTCCCGGTGGAGGCGGAGCATGGTGAGGGCAAAGTTTTTGCCTACGGGCCCGATCACCCAGCTGGTGCGCAGGATCAGGCCCCGGCCTTCTGTTCCAAAAATCGATTGGACCGCGGCTTCTCCAGCAGCTTTGCTGGCCCCGTAAACACCGAGAGGGTCGCGGGCCTGCTCGGGTTGATACGGCGTCCCCTGGGTTCCATTGAAGACGAAGTCGGTGCTGATCTGGAGCAGGCGTCCTCTCGCTTGTTGATCAAGAGCGCGGGCGAAGGCTTCCGGTGCCCCGGCATTCACGGCGTGGGCCAGATCGGGCTCCGACTCGGCCTTGTCCACCGCTGTGTAAGCACCGGCGTTGAGGACCCAGTCGGGTTGGTGCTGTTCCACGGCGCTGCGGCAGGCTTCAGGGTCCGCCAGATCAAGCTGCTGACGGCTGGTGGCCACCAGGTCGATTCCCTCAGGGGCGGAAGCGATCAGAGCCTGGCCCAGCTGACCGCCAGCTCCGGTGAGCAGCACCTTCATGGGAAAACGTCTCCAGCTGCTGCAGCGACTTTGAACCCTGCTGCTTTGGCATCTTTGCTTGAGAGGCTTACCTCGGCGCTCTGCAGCCGATCAATCGGCCAGGCAATGGCCAGATCCGGGTCATTCCAGACGATGGCCCGTTCACAGGATTTGTTCCAGAACCCGCGCGCCTTGTATTGCACCTCAGCCACCTCGCTGAGGGTGAGAAAGCCGTGGGCGAAGCCCTCGGGAATCCAAAGCTGGCATTTGTTGTCGGCACTCAGTTCGGCGCCGATCCAGGCGCCGTAGGTGGGGGAGCCGCTCCGGATGTCGACAGCCACGTCGTAAATCGCTCCGACCGAGGCACGCACCAGCTTCGCTTGGGGTTCTGGTGCGAGCTGGTAGTGCAGTCCGCGAAGCACACCCTGGATCGAGCGGGAGTGGTTGTCTTGCGAAAACAGCACCGATTCGCCCACCGCTTCATTGAATTTGTGTTGGTTCCAGCTTTCGAAGAACCAGCCACGGTCATCGCCAAAGGCCTGGGGCGTGATCAGCAGGGGGCCCTGCATCACCGCGCCGGACGGTGTGTTGAGTTGTTCAAGCTGCATGACTCACCTCCAGGCTGGATTGCAGGGCCGCGTGATCGCTCACGCTCTCCTCGAGCATTTGCAGGAGATAGGAGCCGTAGCCACTCTTCTTGAGGGGCTGCGCCAGCTGATTCAACTGTTCTGCGGTGATCCAGCCCTGGCGCCAGGCCACCTCCTCCGGGCAGCCCACCTTGAGCCCCTGGCGATGTTCGAGCGTGCGGATGTAGCTGCCGGCATCGTTGAGGGAATCGCAGGTGCCGGTGTCGAGCCAGGCCATGCCACGACCCATCAGTTCCACCCGCAGCAGCCCTTCAGTCAGATACATCTGATTGAGATCAGTGATCTCCAGCTCGCCACGCGATGAAGGCTTCACCTGGCGGGCCCGTTCCACGACGCTGTCGTCGTAGAAGTACAGCCCGGTAACGGCATAGCGGCTCTTGGGCTTCTGAGGTTTTTCCTCCAGGCTCAGCACCTGGCCATTGGCATCGAATTCGGCCACGCCATAACGCTCGGGATCACTGACGGGGTAGGCAAACACCGTCGCCCCTTGGGCTTGCCCGTTGCTGTTCACCAGTTGGGGCACCAGATCGTGCCCATGGAAGAGGTTGTCCCCCAGCACCAGCGCGGCGGGGTGGCCGGCCAGAAAGTCGGCACCAATCAAAAACGCCTGGGCCAAACCGTCCGGGCTCGGCTGTACGGCGTATTCGATCGTCATGCCCCAGCGGCTGCCATCACCGAGCAAGCGCTGAAAAGCCTCCCTGTCGTGGGGAGTGGTGATGATCAGCACCTCGCGGATCCCCGCCAGCATCAGGGTGCTGAGGGGGTAATAAATCATCGGCTTGTCGTAAACCGGCAGTAGCTGTTTGCTGACGGCCTGGGTGATCGGATGCAGCCGCGTGCCGCTCCCGCCAGCCAGGATTATCCCCCGTCGCTTGGATGCGGTTTTCATCGACTGGCTCACCGCGGTGAAGTCGGCGCTATTACAGCACGAGACCCCTTGCGATCACTTACATTCAGTCGACGGCGCAGCCGTTCAAGCAGTCGCTTTAACTCTGGTTTCGGCCGCAGTTGGCGTTCGATGCTGGCCGCCAGCTGAGGGTTGCGTTGGCCGATCACCTCGCGCCAGCTGTCGACCGGTTGCCGTGTGGGGTTGTCGCGCAGCAGGCTCACCTTGAGGAAGGGGAAGCCCCGTTCCTCAATCAGGTGCTTCCAGTCGTAGTGCAGAACATTTCCGTTGGCGTTGTGGGTGTAGAGGCTCTCGAGCTTCAGTTCCGCTGCGCGCAGCTGCACCGGCAGGCCCACTTCGCATTGTTTGACCAGATCCCGTTTGCGGGGCCAGATCTGCAGGGACTCCCAGAAGCGGTTGAAGGCCTGGCACTTCAGAGCCGCTGGTTTGTAAGCGGTGAAGGCGGACGACAGATGCGGTTCGTACATCAGATCGTCCGTCAGCCCAATCACATCCGCTGTGCTGGCGTGCATGCGTTGGAACAGATCGTCGAGGGGGGTGATCGGTCCCCAGAAGCTGTCGTTGGTGAGCACCAGAAACGCTGCTTGATCAATGTCCTGCCGATACAGGTTCAGTGCTGCGTTCCAGCTGCCGAAGTCATAGCCCTGGTTGCGCCGGATCACGATCGCGGCACAGCGTTGGCGCAGCCGATGCAGAGTTCTCGGGTGCCAGCGCAGCCCGCTGGCTGACGACACAACGATCACATCGGCGAAGCGTCGGTACTCGTCAATCAGGGGGAAGAGGTCGTCCCGAAACCGGTTGTCGGCTGAAAAGTGCGCCAGCACAACGATCGGTCGTTGACGGCTGGGTTGGAAGTTCGGATCCCTCCAGTGCATCAGCACGGCATCGTCCACCGGACCTTTCGAGCGCGGTGCGGGTTCCCGGGGTTGGTAGCGGTTGCTGTGGGGATGAATCCGCTGGCTGGTGAGGGGATCGCCTGCCGCAAACAGCCCGGCGTGCTTGGCCCTCAGCTGACCGGATTCCCGTTGATGCCGAGCCAGCGCAGCGCCTTCCCGATCCTTGCCGCGG
It contains:
- a CDS encoding class II fumarate hydratase is translated as MINATLDRTENPMTQPFRVETDSLGGVEVASAAFWGAQTQRSLQNFAISDERIPLEIIQALAWIKRSCATVNGEHALLSPQQVELICTAADAIAAGEHNDQFPLRVWQTGSGTQTNMNINEVISNLASQASGNALGSHHPVHPNDHVNRSQSTNDVFPAAIHVAAAKQLKDGLLPALDALVQALDVKALAWMPIVKIGRTHLQDAVPLHLGDEVAAWRDQLKQAQAWLEDCLVSLGDLPLGGTAVGTGLNTPPGFRHAVAEELSRVAGVKVRPADNLFAVMAGHDALVHAMGQLRLLAVALLRIANDVRLLGCGPRAGLGELRLPANEPGSSIMPGKINPTQCEAMAMVCTQVIGLDGAVAAAGAGGHLQMNVYKPLIGFNLLQSIRMLKDAMTSFRQNLVEGLEPDREQIQGFVDRSLMLVTALTPSIGYEKASAIAQHAHHRGLTLKQAALELGHITEADFDQQVNPQAMAAPDA
- a CDS encoding DUF1997 domain-containing protein, coding for MQVHRSHALAVQLPDASLAQLQRYLSQPARPMKALLNRKKVEQLEDGRFLYVSRPYQLLNVQLQPEVVFRTHWDGAQLSIVFEDCKIDGLGQLQGPAEFQCQAWIRPEQERLIARADLSLELSPRGAGAFLPKPLLHRTGDLALSLVMDRLEKRCRNGLMKGALKWVARHP
- a CDS encoding ABC transporter permease translates to MNFFRKLYSSIWRQVAIVLAIATYQNDRKSTGTSIGAWESIVSPLQIMLFFIAMRVGFSFLRGQNRFAAGGSTDMYFNIVIFIVSGFALAFIFRQGAIKPLSGLKLRAPLYYRRIRPLDILLALLVNDIRAISTISLALLGLVWCFTWSFQLDSPGLAFIVYMLTIVLAIGFGICLVFIGQWNKWITRIIKRLLQRIIIFTSGIFFATFELPAYTRPYITWNPILHAVELFRYAMNNEYPIPDISLSYLVWCSTITLGFSLILYRTNEYLLLEASDD
- a CDS encoding sugar ABC transporter, producing MTESIKPSSSPSSFEDESPSSFLIPSPLAPDQQTPAWRERLNGIAKPKILLTAFLATSALYCFVIGRDRYTAVSEFVIQQALPLEGGSASVLAGSASAPQVLTSLVDGQYLQVYLESSAVKNRLFPNGKTLEQDYRPRFPDLWAGLSSNSSVPEQLNFYRKQLSATPQPLSGSVILRTSGFSPEQAFNLNNELLKQSRLFVNEVNQSINADQNKFAREEVQLAENNLKEAKNKLEAFRKKNGNLSVETEQAAASSFISGLESQLVELKVEEAALRRQYRDPNAPEVAFVADQVKELEVQIRAERSRAVSENGRDLNALVLEEAGLISDVEFATETLQTARLAADNSRRESIRQLKFVVVLSQAQMPVEADSNWRWQAFLGSVGIIVVAWGVGGFILNAMRKG